Below is a genomic region from Lampris incognitus isolate fLamInc1 chromosome 2, fLamInc1.hap2, whole genome shotgun sequence.
aaaggaagcagaagtgcacatgtttcagtaaagctagtttactgtaaacatttgccaaaatatgacatgcatgcctcatctggccttcatatcagtgagttaatttgttcctgacctcgtggatggatggtaaggaacagtgttgttttatttttgtatgtttaccttgtaaaacattattttcaccttagctcatatgtgtaggcctaactagccttgcaagcatgacttgctcgatacactcgacagcacagttgtagtatttggctaaggcattacctacttttggacagttggtgtttgtgtgtctgcttgctctacacatgttggttaattttgggcatttttagttggctggtatgaaagggtgaaagtatttgtagtaacaacacttttattatgctatatttggacacacttttattggactatattttgtatctatgcagaagaataaataacattgtttattgcatgctatttttgtgggagggtggatgtattgtgccataccagtgaaacatcactctgttacaaacttgtgtacagaaaaatcaagtttaaattagttctgattttccatgatcagatgatcccccatcctaactatggaactagggaacaagaccctgtgcattgtctgcaaggttagttttcacgtgtgtgcttcagtagtataatgtttatgacatcaatgagtccaacagtgttagttttcatgcgtattccttcagtaatgtaatgtttatgacagcaatgagtccaacatttcatttctaaattcatgacaggaatctggtggaagggacataactgctgtcacagctcctaagctgcttcaccaagtaaaactgtttgaggaatccggactgatcaccaatgatgcggatatcaatctttcacagagactgtcagctgtcaatgcagaaactttacaggatggatataaaatccacaagagttgctatgatcgctataataacagccatttcaattgtgcgaaggatcgtaaacggaaaagagaactggaccttgcagatcaccagactattggggcaaacacacgagcaaaggctgggcctagtcttgcgtttggagccgaactttgcttctattgtgaagagccagccattgagaaccctcggaagaaggacaaatcagaaccattgttagctgctgcgggaaaagaaaagtcagcaaaacatgtgaaggatttcacagacaatctagagatgatggccaaagtcctgaatgatggcaaaatactcagattacttgaaactgatgttagatcacgggagttattctatcacaggaagtgccactcaagataccgtaacaggtgagccagcacaacatacccttttaagttcaattcttaagttgagctatagtcgggccatatatatatattttaataatttgattatttcttcttactagatacagttcagcgagctgcaggataaagcaagaaagaacttcatcacagaactccccagacatgatccagtatgctgaatatatcgccatggaggaagtagggaacttcattgatgacagctcagaaaatgtttttgatcttcacaaactcgagaatatttatctgcagaaagttgaagatttgggcttcgaccggcccaaatctcactctacacgatttgctgagaaactctcgaacagctgtctggacataaatgtagtgcagaaagagacaggggcacattacagggttattaagaagggtagtttggacaatgtaaaacagcctgctacaactcccttgtccccctgtcattgaatggggttggactaccgaaggagaggaactcttcgtcaagtggagcacagtttccacaagagatacattgtctcaagtaacaggggtgtgtagttgcagatctaataagtgtacctcatgttcttgtgctggcagagggatgaaatgtctcatttattgcaagtgcctcagcaagtgtttgaatccagtctgatgggatgtgtgaggttaaaataaagatttttttggacctcacatggtttgctttgtttctttggtggttactgggttcctcctcttataacaaagagtcaacttgaatactagcactccatgagtagatgtaacacttttactcaaacaaactgtatagccttcttgcacagatttggctaaagttgattgcatgctgctgatcaattcaatggaaaaaagaacatgttcatgaatagctcaaaacgtgaaggttttagggcatacagtatatttgttcagagcactaatataaatagttatttccacatcttttgagcccaatatcaactcggggcaacctccgagagctgagcctaagatatagtcccagggctaaaaagtgggcgtggccatgtatgtgaccagtgaaaattagttttttgtaaatacctgaaaaagtaaaggttttggggtatatgtttgttcataatgcttatataaatgtggtgcttctgcttcttttgagcccatgatcagctctctgtgacattcaggagccgagatactgatttccaggcctaaaaagtgggcgtggccatttcagagacttcccccacctaaaattttgggctccttgcatttttttctttattggaccctaaattaacagaaaaacattggctcaaatgtgaatgactttttgcagccttgaccccatatttgcccttaactgaccagactattgaataaccatgacctggatgaatgagaacattcacagacatatagaAATGAACATTCTCCCATTGGAATTTGACATACAGTGGCGAATCCGATCGAAGGGAGAAGAAGCGCTGCTGCTACATCTCTTAACGGTGCGCATTAGTTTTCAATAGGGTGGAAAGTGTCATGGCACCTTGGTCTCGGTGAGTTGTCTCTGCAGCAGCTGTAGGGCCTCGGTGTGTCCCTTCTCACTGTCTTGCAGAGTAGCCAGCTGCTCCTTCATCTCCCTCTGCAGCATAAAGAAACAACAAACAGACAGATCAGCAGTTACTGGATGGACTTCCTTTCACGCAATCCCCAGAAGAGGCTATAATACAGACCGTTTTGATCAAACACCCTGCAGTTTCAATTGTGAATTCATGAACGCTATGACAAACACACAAATCATCCTCGTAAAATCAGCTGAGCTAAAATAGTCTTTCCAGAATGTTTTGTGTAGTAGTTGCTGGACAAAATGTCCTCAAATGGTTAATCACATTTTTTTTCCTGACTTAATTTTATTTGATTCATCTCCTTAAGTACCTTTAACAATGAGTGCCAGTTAGGGTGTCTCTTTTCAAAGCAAAACTCTTACTGCTAGATTATATAAAAGTATGTTTAATTTGCTAGACTCAGCCAGATGATAAACGATGGGTCAGGCAGCAGCACAGCTCTCTGTGATGCCAACTTGTTGCAGGGGAAATGAACCAACACCAAGTTCACATCAAGGTTGTTCTCCAACATCAGGTTTAGGTGTCTCAGATGACTTCCACTGCCAAAAGCTTTTAATGACTTAATATCAAGATGGAGTCAATTAACAAAACAGCTCAGCGCCTCCGGGCACAGCTCAGTAAAGGTTCATTTTAAGCTataaagaagaggaggagatatGAAATGGAAAGAGAGCTAGTGATGTCAACAGAAATGAGGTCTCTGGAGATGGTTAGCTCCGTCAGAGAAAGTGGGTCTTTGGTCAGGCAAACTCTTGGTAAAACCAGCACATTTTAGCCACCTCCAACTTTCCCCAGGTGAAAGCCAGGGCACTAAAGGAGCTGGCTGAGACAGCTGCAGTCATAAATGTTGCAGAGTTTTACACGTTTCCTGTGCCAATACAGATGCACTATGACCAACTTTCAGCAAGTAACagagcgcacgcacacacgcgcacacacacacacacacacacacacacacacacactttgcctaTGCCCGTGTAGAAGAATGGACAAGAGTGCAAAAAACCTTGCTTAAGGTGCAGCTAAGCCCTTCGTATTCCCAACCTATTTAAAATGTAAGTATTTTTAATGCACTTACGCACAGTAACTGATTAGCATGTAAGGCGAAGGCTGAGAGTCTTGTGCAAAGGTAGGACAAGTGACGGTCAATAACACGCATGTCAGCGGTTGTCGGGATTACACCAGCGAATTTATTTTGGCTACAGGACAGACTCACGGGGCTGCCATGCTGCATATGTACTGTCTGTTCACATCTGCAGCCTGCTTGTCACCTTGACTGTGATCAAGGAGGGCCAACATCTCTCAACTGCAACAAGGACAGCAGCAGGAATATCTCCAAATGGAGCTGTCGGCGAAGCAGGGGCCATTAAAGGCGCCATTACTCAACTAAACATCAGATAGGCACACCGAAGCAGGGCTACAACACCAGAAAAACATAGGTTATGATTGTTTGAGTTCCCCTCTcacagttgggggaaaaaaaaggggacaCAGGACTAGGGTAGCATTTGATTCAACACACTTGGGGCAGATACAGTCATACCATTGCTTTGGCTTACCATGCATTAGAAAAAAGATGACCTTGGTCACTGGCTGCAAAATAAGCAGGACAAATGCAGGCTGTGAGCAAAGTATCCTTTTTTATTTCAAAGGACAAAGACAAAGAGCAAAAGCAGTGCTACTGCAGTGTGAGGACGTGACTCTGTGATAACGGCAGGAGCGCAGCAATATGAGCAGTTTCTCTTGCCTCTCATGCCCAGCCTCTTTTCTGCATTTGGTCAGAGGTCACTCCCACAAGATGAGAAAGACCAATTCTGACAGACTGGCAGGGAAAACATGCTCCTCTCCACTTCTGTTGCATGTTTTCTAACTGACTGGTTCAGCGAAAGGTCAGCTTTGATTGTGGTTGCTGTCACTAGAATGGGCAGAAAGGGGTGTATGGGAGTGCACAGATCTCTGAAAACAGTTCGATTTAGAAAATGGCGGGATTTAACTACAAAAACGTCAGATCCATCTTATGGACTGATGTGAATGATTCTGATCGGGGTGTCTGCACGTCGTTTGAGTGTGAAAGACTCAAAGAACAGGGGAGTCAGTGATCACTTGTTGTGTTACAGTGTGTCATAAAACACAtgataggggcgtctgggtagcgtagcggtctattccgttgcctaccaacacaaggatcgctggttcgaatccctgggctacctccggcttggttgggcatccctacacacacaattggctgtgcctgcgggtgggaagccggatgtgtcctggtcgctgcagtagcgcctcctctggtaggagcacctgttcaggggggagggggaactgggggggaatagtgtgatcctcccatacgttatgtccccctggtgaaactcctcactgtcaggtgaaaagaagcagctggcgactccacatgtatcggaggaggcatgtagcatgtctgcagccctccccggatcaggagaggaggtggagcagtgaccgggatgactcggaagagtggggtaattggctgggtgcaatcggggggaaaaagggggaaaacttaaaaaaaaaaaaaaaaaaaaaaactcccacaAGATAGTAACACCATTCATATAGAttgttaagtgtttttttttttttttggaatggccTTTTTAACTCAAAAATTAGATACAGAAAAACAGCTTTAGCACAAGTACTTGTgctaaagctgttttttttttactgcagacAAGCTGTGGTTACATGTTGATCCAAGCTGGAAAACATAAAAATTAGTAAAATTGTTGTAAAATCATAGTAAAATTCTTTTCGTAGACTTCTAGTGCACTCCGACAGAAATGACAACTCGCGCAAGGGTAAGGGAAGAGGCGTCTGTGTCTTTGTCAACCAAAAGTGGTGCACCCAGTTTACACCGAGGGAATCCGTTTGCAACTCCGACGTTGAGTTGGTATGGCCGAGTCTCAGACCCTTTTATCTCCCACATGAATTCTGGAATattttttcatgttttgtttatAGCCCACCGGGTGGAAACGCTGCAAAATCAGCCACCTTAACTGCGATCTGTGTGCACAGACAATTGCGACGCACCCCAGAAGCGCCTTGTTTTATTGTTGGTGATTTTATCCATTGCAAGCTTGAAGCCGCGTTACCTGCATTTAAGCAATACGTGGACTGTAAGACTCACAGCAACAAGAATACTTGATAAATGCTACAGCAACATTAAAGATGCTTACACAGCCAAAACTAAACCCCCCCACCAGCCAACTCTGACCATAATATTGCTCATTTAATTCCCACCTACAAGTCccctagtctagtcagttaaggcaaaatggctgcaaaaagtcattcacatttgagcctatgtttttctgttaatttagagtccaataaagaaaaaaatgcaaggagcccaaaattttaggtgggggaagtctctgaaatggccatgCCCattttttaggcctggaaatcagtatctcggctcctgaatgtcgcagagagctgatcatgggctcaaaagaagcagaagcaccacatttatataagcattatgaacaaacatataccccaaaacctttactttttcagatattttaagaaaactaatttttactggtcacgtttcacgtatcagctcctgaaggttgtaaaaagctatatttgacatgaatctcattcgctgttataaagcatgaagcacaatacacacacgaatcatgagtttaagaaaactaatttttactggtcacgtttcacgtatcagctcctgaaggttgtaaaaagctatatttgacatgaatctcattcgctgttataaagcatgaagcacaatacacacacgaatcatgagtttagaaaatatcttagttgtctgtggttcttcttatcacttgggatgtaatgccgcctctgaccacaattacaaattggcgctgtttgtttatcaagtggttgattctacaggaaaggaagcagaagtg
It encodes:
- the LOC130107412 gene encoding uncharacterized protein LOC130107412 isoform X2, producing MESGGRDITAVTAPKLLHQVKLFEESGLITNDADINLSQRLSAVNAETLQDGYKIHKSCYDRYNNSHFNCAKDRKRKRELDLADHQTIGANTRAKAGPSLAFGAELCFYCEEPAIENPRKKDKSEPLLAAAGKEKSAKHVKDFTDNLEMMAKVLNDGKILRLLETDVRSRELFYHRKCHSRYRNRYSSASCRIKQERTSSQNSPDMIQYAEYIAMEEVGNFIDDSSENVFDLHKLENIYLQKVEDLGFDRPKSHSTRFAEKLSNSCLDINVVQKETGAHYRVIKKGSLDNVKQPATTPLSPCH
- the LOC130107412 gene encoding uncharacterized protein LOC130107412 isoform X1; the protein is MELGNKTLCIVCKESGGRDITAVTAPKLLHQVKLFEESGLITNDADINLSQRLSAVNAETLQDGYKIHKSCYDRYNNSHFNCAKDRKRKRELDLADHQTIGANTRAKAGPSLAFGAELCFYCEEPAIENPRKKDKSEPLLAAAGKEKSAKHVKDFTDNLEMMAKVLNDGKILRLLETDVRSRELFYHRKCHSRYRNRYSSASCRIKQERTSSQNSPDMIQYAEYIAMEEVGNFIDDSSENVFDLHKLENIYLQKVEDLGFDRPKSHSTRFAEKLSNSCLDINVVQKETGAHYRVIKKGSLDNVKQPATTPLSPCH